A single region of the Lactobacillus isalae genome encodes:
- a CDS encoding helix-turn-helix domain-containing protein, producing the protein MTQEDLAEFSSLSVNFISKIERTGNQNISIQKLDAIAKALQTSVITLIDESSKTPESQPFVNKLSNDRVFLDKLTNDMKKLPVAQEEALAKSFITIINTFAKEDK; encoded by the coding sequence ATGACTCAAGAAGACCTTGCGGAATTCAGTAGTCTATCAGTAAATTTCATCTCTAAAATTGAAAGAACAGGTAATCAAAATATCAGTATTCAAAAATTAGATGCGATTGCAAAGGCACTACAAACATCCGTAATTACTTTAATTGATGAATCCTCCAAAACTCCTGAATCACAGCCATTTGTAAATAAGTTAAGTAATGACCGTGTTTTTCTTGACAAACTTACAAATGACATGAAAAAGCTTCCTGTCGCCCAGGAAGAGGCTTTAGCTAAGAGTTTTATTACCATAATTAACACTTTTGCTAAAGAAGATAAATAA
- a CDS encoding DNA/RNA non-specific endonuclease yields MKHKNFTKFLAASLLFSLRACQICTVEASSNNDTKIVKNYKYDYSDQKEASRLKKKNQKVEKKISSLDKKIADLQQQLKNYTNPNAVESLSKQKLATLDYDGKSVVNVNNNNPDFSKEDLDTSHGAWQKYGDLDSQNRVTAANALLNKSLMPKTKREALHVNPTGWHNKKVNHHWLFNRSHLIGYQLTGQNNNWKNLMTGTRHLNDPDMLIYENEVATYLKASPSNYVRYRVTPIFRNNELLARGVEMEGQSVNSNDVHFHVYIFNVQKGVKLDYSTGNSKIS; encoded by the coding sequence ATGAAACACAAAAATTTCACTAAGTTTTTAGCAGCTTCCCTCCTGTTTTCATTAAGAGCTTGTCAAATATGCACTGTAGAAGCTAGCTCAAACAACGACACTAAGATAGTTAAAAATTATAAATACGACTACAGTGATCAAAAAGAAGCTAGTCGTTTAAAGAAGAAAAATCAAAAAGTCGAAAAGAAAATTAGCTCTTTAGATAAAAAAATTGCTGATCTTCAACAACAACTAAAAAATTATACTAATCCAAACGCAGTTGAATCTTTAAGCAAACAAAAATTAGCTACTCTTGATTACGATGGAAAAAGTGTCGTTAATGTAAACAATAATAATCCAGATTTTTCAAAAGAGGATTTAGATACAAGTCATGGCGCTTGGCAAAAATATGGTGATCTTGACTCTCAAAATCGTGTAACAGCAGCTAACGCGCTTTTGAATAAGTCTTTAATGCCTAAAACAAAAAGAGAGGCACTTCATGTTAATCCAACAGGCTGGCATAATAAAAAAGTAAATCATCATTGGCTTTTTAATCGTTCTCACTTAATTGGCTATCAACTTACTGGTCAAAATAATAATTGGAAAAATTTAATGACCGGAACTAGACACCTGAATGATCCCGATATGTTGATTTATGAAAATGAAGTTGCTACTTATCTAAAAGCATCCCCATCTAATTATGTACGTTACCGAGTAACGCCAATTTTTAGAAATAATGAGTTGCTAGCTCGCGGAGTGGAAATGGAAGGACAATCAGTTAATTCAAATGATGTTCATTTTCATGTTTACATTTTCAATGTTCAAAAAGGCGTAAAACTTGATTATTCTACTGGAAATAGTAAAATTTCTTAA
- a CDS encoding sunset domain-containing protein, translated as MMKNNIVKIIMWILFWFYLIPYYLVKKILFKKAAHPILWANCVTIGLFFVLGLVTSPSSHNTSRQSTQKITLTKSKKVTHKTITKTITKKVGTKELNKEKARTKVLKQEEKNKQTEYNKLKRQLDDYQEKEEKQKQEAEWERKAAEAQAQKEAAAKKKEIEEEQKKAKQNQETNNNDSSSQSQGDLYTASQGTIVGNRNSMIYHVPGQAGYHMNSANAVYFNSEQDAINAGYRKAKR; from the coding sequence ATGATGAAAAATAATATTGTCAAAATAATAATGTGGATCCTCTTTTGGTTCTACCTAATTCCATATTATCTTGTTAAAAAAATTTTATTCAAAAAAGCAGCTCATCCGATCCTTTGGGCCAACTGTGTCACAATTGGCTTATTCTTCGTATTAGGATTGGTCACCTCTCCTAGTTCGCATAATACAAGCCGACAATCTACTCAAAAAATTACTTTAACTAAAAGTAAAAAAGTAACCCACAAAACTATTACTAAGACAATTACTAAAAAAGTAGGAACAAAGGAACTTAATAAAGAAAAAGCTAGAACTAAAGTCTTAAAGCAGGAAGAAAAAAACAAGCAAACTGAATACAATAAACTAAAAAGGCAACTTGATGATTATCAAGAAAAAGAAGAAAAGCAAAAACAAGAAGCTGAATGGGAAAGAAAGGCCGCTGAAGCTCAAGCTCAAAAAGAAGCTGCTGCTAAAAAGAAAGAAATTGAAGAAGAGCAGAAAAAAGCTAAGCAAAATCAAGAAACAAACAATAATGACTCATCTAGTCAAAGTCAAGGTGATCTATATACTGCGAGTCAAGGAACAATTGTAGGAAACCGTAATTCAATGATCTATCACGTTCCAGGACAGGCGGGATATCATATGAATTCCGCAAACGCAGTCTACTTCAATAGTGAACAAGACGCAATCAATGCTGGCTATAGAAAGGCAAAGAGATAA
- a CDS encoding MetQ/NlpA family ABC transporter substrate-binding protein — MHKKRIRNRIIWSVVAVLILVAGWFSFGPTSNTAKNQKEVVVGVVGQTKQDAEIWKSVAETAEEEYGIKIKIKNFTDYNQPNKALQNGDIDLNAFQHYTFLNAWNKANHGSLVAIGNTYIAPIRLYSKKYKNINELPQGATIAVPNDASNESRALYVLKNAGLIKLRKGVKLATVADITSNPKGLKIKEVSAEQTARVIDDVDASIVNNTYAVPAKLGDKQTIYVEPLNKDSEQWINIIVANKKDKNNKIYKDLVKAYQTEKTKKLSEKLYGKTEVAAWGLKLK, encoded by the coding sequence ATGCATAAGAAGAGAATTAGAAATCGGATAATTTGGTCAGTAGTGGCCGTTTTAATTTTAGTTGCTGGTTGGTTTAGTTTTGGCCCGACAAGTAACACTGCTAAAAATCAAAAAGAGGTAGTGGTTGGTGTAGTTGGTCAAACCAAGCAAGATGCAGAGATTTGGAAGAGTGTAGCAGAAACAGCTGAAGAAGAATATGGTATAAAAATTAAAATTAAAAACTTTACGGATTATAACCAGCCAAATAAGGCTCTTCAAAATGGAGATATTGATCTAAATGCTTTTCAGCATTATACATTCTTAAATGCTTGGAATAAGGCAAACCATGGTTCATTAGTGGCTATTGGAAATACTTATATTGCTCCAATCAGATTGTATTCAAAGAAGTACAAAAATATTAATGAGTTGCCACAAGGAGCAACAATTGCGGTTCCAAATGATGCTTCTAATGAATCAAGAGCTTTATATGTATTAAAAAATGCTGGCTTAATTAAATTAAGAAAAGGCGTCAAGTTAGCAACAGTTGCTGATATCACTTCAAATCCTAAAGGTCTAAAGATTAAAGAGGTTAGTGCCGAGCAAACAGCTAGAGTAATTGATGATGTTGATGCAAGTATTGTTAATAATACTTATGCAGTTCCAGCTAAGTTAGGCGACAAGCAGACAATTTATGTTGAACCTTTGAATAAAGATTCTGAGCAATGGATTAACATTATCGTTGCAAACAAGAAAGATAAAAATAATAAGATTTACAAGGACTTAGTTAAGGCATATCAAACCGAAAAGACTAAGAAATTATCTGAAAAACTTTACGGTAAGACTGAAGTTGCAGCTTGGGGATTGAAATTAAAGTAA
- a CDS encoding methionine ABC transporter ATP-binding protein, which translates to MTAQIDLKDITVQFGQNKAVNNVSLEINKGDIYGVIGFSGAGKSTLVRTINLLQYPTAGSVEVNGTVLFKDNKLQVNKKQLQEKRRKIGMIFQNFNLLNEETVIENVAFALQHTHLSDKELEEKSLHLLELVGLKDKADFYPAQLSGGQQQRVAIARALANDPDILISDEATSALDPKTTNQILDLLYDLNKKLGLTIVLITHEMDAVKRVANKIAVMEKGKIIEKGDLREVFLHPQKQLTRQFVGGALQAQHILNTYNFDKLADNAELYQLVYSINDVTKSVVADLDVSLNTKASILYGNVEVLSGEPIGTLAILLNLDEQKQKEAIEFLESKNVVVTKLDKGVLTND; encoded by the coding sequence ATGACAGCACAAATTGATTTAAAAGACATTACTGTTCAATTTGGACAAAATAAGGCAGTAAATAATGTAAGTTTAGAAATAAATAAAGGTGATATTTATGGTGTAATTGGTTTCTCTGGTGCAGGAAAATCTACCTTAGTTAGAACAATCAATTTATTGCAATATCCGACTGCTGGGTCTGTAGAAGTTAACGGTACAGTTTTATTTAAAGATAATAAACTTCAAGTCAATAAAAAACAGCTCCAAGAAAAAAGAAGAAAGATCGGAATGATTTTTCAAAACTTCAATCTTTTAAATGAAGAAACTGTAATTGAGAATGTTGCTTTTGCCTTGCAGCATACACATTTATCTGATAAAGAGTTAGAAGAAAAATCACTTCATTTATTAGAACTGGTGGGTCTAAAAGATAAGGCAGATTTTTATCCAGCTCAGTTATCTGGAGGTCAGCAGCAACGTGTTGCAATTGCCCGCGCATTAGCTAATGACCCAGATATTTTAATTTCTGATGAAGCAACTAGTGCACTGGATCCTAAAACTACCAATCAAATCCTAGATTTACTATATGATTTGAACAAAAAATTAGGCTTAACAATTGTATTAATTACTCATGAAATGGATGCCGTAAAACGAGTAGCAAATAAAATTGCCGTAATGGAAAAAGGAAAAATCATTGAAAAAGGTGATTTAAGAGAAGTATTCTTACATCCGCAAAAACAACTAACTCGTCAATTTGTTGGTGGAGCTTTGCAGGCACAGCATATTTTGAATACTTATAATTTTGATAAATTAGCCGATAATGCTGAACTTTATCAATTGGTTTACAGCATTAATGATGTTACTAAGTCAGTAGTTGCTGATTTGGATGTTTCCTTAAATACTAAGGCAAGCATTTTATATGGAAATGTTGAAGTCTTAAGTGGCGAACCAATTGGGACGTTAGCAATCTTGTTGAATTTAGATGAGCAAAAGCAAAAAGAAGCAATTGAATTCTTGGAGAGTAAGAATGTTGTAGTAACGAAGTTAGATAAAGGAGTGCTGACTAATGATTAG
- a CDS encoding methionine ABC transporter permease, with amino-acid sequence MISFFTKNFPNVVALGWGGDAGWGTAIFQTLFMTFWSAIFGGILGLIFGLLLVLTKPKGILANKVVYWIVDKIVSIFRAVPFIILLAFVAPVTQKIVGTQIGMKAALVPLTLGVFPFFARQVQVALESVDNGKIEAAEALGASTKDIIFDVYLRESRSELARVSTVTLISLIGLTAMAGAVGAGGLGNTAISYGYNRFNNDVTLIATLLVLLLVLVVQVVGDLVAKKLNHQER; translated from the coding sequence ATGATTAGTTTTTTTACCAAAAACTTTCCTAATGTAGTTGCCCTAGGTTGGGGCGGAGATGCTGGCTGGGGAACAGCTATTTTCCAAACTTTATTTATGACTTTTTGGTCAGCAATTTTTGGAGGAATTCTTGGGTTGATCTTTGGTTTGTTATTAGTTTTGACAAAGCCAAAGGGAATTCTAGCAAATAAAGTTGTTTACTGGATAGTTGATAAAATAGTATCAATTTTTAGAGCCGTTCCATTTATTATTTTGTTAGCATTTGTTGCTCCAGTTACGCAAAAAATTGTTGGAACTCAAATCGGAATGAAGGCAGCCTTAGTACCATTAACTTTGGGAGTATTTCCATTCTTTGCTAGACAGGTTCAAGTGGCACTTGAAAGTGTAGATAACGGAAAAATCGAAGCAGCTGAAGCTTTAGGTGCTTCTACAAAAGATATTATTTTTGATGTATACCTAAGAGAAAGTAGATCTGAATTAGCTAGAGTCTCTACAGTAACGTTAATTAGTTTAATTGGCCTAACAGCAATGGCCGGTGCGGTTGGTGCTGGTGGATTAGGTAACACAGCTATTTCTTATGGATATAACCGATTTAATAATGATGTTACTCTAATTGCAACTTTATTGGTTTTATTATTAGTCCTAGTCGTACAAGTAGTGGGAGATTTAGTAGCAAAGAAGTTAAATCACCAAGAGCGCTAA
- a CDS encoding class II fumarate hydratase, with amino-acid sequence MVKKGYRVESDTLGPVEIPEKALWGPQTQRSKDNFHTGALMPIGIIRALLQIKLAAAQANIEAGTETEEKGRAIIEAIHQLLDLNNEELQPYFPLHVYQTGSGTQTNMNVNEVVANLANHNHPGLNILPNDDVNMGQSSNDTFPTAMNLVATQALDDLKPSIKHLIKELKVKQDEYWTTVKVGRTHLQDAVPLTFGQELSGYISALNHDLSYINELEETLYELPIGGTAVGTGLNAAPGMAEDIAERLSRKYGHQFDVKTNKFFGLANHSGLNVVHGALKALAADMFKIAQDIRFLGSGPRAGLGELNLPANEPGSSIMPGKVNPTQAEAVTMAALRVFGNDTTITMAASQGNFEMNVFKPVMIAAFLESANVLSGTISGFADKMIHGMTVNKERMAKDVTDSLMTVTALSPHIGYHEAATIAQTAAKEKTTLRTAALKSGLVTKEQYDKWMKPITMTNAMNTKPIDD; translated from the coding sequence ATGGTAAAAAAAGGTTATCGTGTTGAAAGTGATACATTAGGTCCTGTAGAAATTCCTGAGAAGGCATTATGGGGACCACAAACTCAAAGAAGTAAGGATAATTTCCACACTGGAGCATTAATGCCAATTGGTATTATTCGTGCGCTTCTTCAAATAAAACTTGCTGCTGCTCAAGCTAACATTGAAGCAGGAACTGAAACGGAAGAAAAAGGGCGCGCAATTATTGAAGCAATTCACCAATTGCTTGATTTAAATAATGAAGAATTGCAACCTTACTTTCCACTTCATGTTTACCAAACTGGTTCTGGTACTCAAACAAACATGAATGTCAATGAAGTTGTAGCTAATCTTGCTAATCATAATCATCCTGGTTTAAATATTCTACCTAATGATGATGTGAATATGGGACAATCATCAAATGATACTTTTCCAACTGCGATGAATTTAGTTGCAACGCAAGCACTTGATGATTTAAAGCCATCAATTAAGCACTTGATTAAGGAATTAAAAGTTAAGCAAGATGAGTATTGGACAACAGTTAAAGTAGGTAGAACTCACTTGCAAGACGCTGTACCATTGACTTTTGGTCAAGAATTATCTGGCTATATTTCAGCTCTCAATCATGATTTATCTTATATTAATGAATTAGAAGAAACTTTATACGAACTGCCAATTGGAGGAACAGCTGTTGGAACAGGGCTTAACGCAGCTCCTGGGATGGCAGAAGACATAGCTGAACGTTTATCAAGAAAATATGGTCATCAATTTGACGTAAAAACTAATAAATTCTTTGGATTAGCAAATCACTCCGGCTTAAATGTAGTTCATGGTGCCTTAAAAGCTCTAGCAGCTGATATGTTCAAGATTGCCCAAGATATTCGTTTCTTAGGTTCTGGGCCAAGAGCTGGTTTAGGAGAATTAAATTTACCCGCAAATGAGCCTGGTTCATCAATTATGCCTGGTAAAGTAAATCCAACTCAAGCAGAAGCAGTTACAATGGCAGCTTTACGTGTATTTGGTAACGATACGACAATTACTATGGCTGCTTCTCAGGGAAATTTTGAAATGAATGTTTTTAAACCTGTCATGATTGCTGCATTTTTAGAGTCAGCCAATGTTTTATCAGGGACTATTTCTGGCTTCGCTGATAAGATGATCCATGGTATGACTGTCAATAAAGAAAGAATGGCAAAAGATGTCACAGATTCCTTAATGACTGTTACTGCACTTTCACCTCATATTGGTTACCATGAAGCTGCTACTATTGCGCAAACTGCTGCTAAAGAAAAAACTACTTTACGTACTGCTGCCTTAAAGAGTGGTTTAGTAACTAAAGAGCAGTACGATAAGTGGATGAAGCCAATTACGATGACAAATGCAATGAATACTAAACCAATTGATGATTAA
- a CDS encoding flavocytochrome c, which translates to MAYKFPTQTVDNLNENYDAIIVGSGGTGLAAAIQAQQYGLKVAILEKNAFLGGNTMRASSGMNAAESIVQARLGVNDNMQKFYDETLKGGGYMNDREMLHYFVEHAPLAIAWLEDLGIKVDDLTITGGMSKKRTHRPSSMAPIGAFLVNNLLKIADERNIPIFTDAKVTKLLQAEDKKIVGVEVNNEHQVRAKAVLLATGGFGASKDLIAKYRPDLRNYKTTNQAGATGDGLKLADKVGAQLEQLELVQVHPTVQQDTDHAYLIGEAVRGEGAILVDHEGKRFINELSTRKIVSNAITETPEHSAYLIFDQGVRDRVKAIEFYDSINLVVHGNTIEELAENIKVPAENLEKTLQDWNQAVEKHDDVKFGRTTGMANLDHAPYYAIHIAPAIHYTMGGIHIAPDTRVYDTNGNFIDGLYAAGEVSGGLHGNNRIGGNSIAETIIFGREAGKAMADLIK; encoded by the coding sequence ATGGCATATAAATTTCCAACGCAAACAGTAGATAACTTAAATGAAAATTATGATGCAATTATTGTAGGTAGCGGTGGTACTGGTTTAGCAGCTGCTATTCAAGCTCAGCAATATGGGCTTAAAGTTGCTATTTTAGAAAAAAATGCTTTTTTGGGTGGAAATACCATGAGAGCTAGTTCGGGGATGAATGCTGCTGAGAGTATTGTTCAAGCTCGTTTAGGAGTAAACGACAATATGCAGAAGTTTTATGATGAAACTCTCAAAGGCGGCGGTTACATGAACGACCGTGAAATGCTTCATTATTTTGTTGAACATGCTCCTTTAGCTATTGCTTGGCTTGAAGACCTAGGAATTAAAGTAGATGATTTAACAATTACCGGTGGTATGTCTAAGAAACGTACTCACCGCCCATCGTCAATGGCTCCAATTGGTGCATTTTTAGTTAATAATTTACTTAAAATTGCGGATGAACGTAATATTCCAATTTTTACAGACGCTAAAGTTACTAAATTATTGCAAGCTGAAGATAAAAAAATAGTTGGTGTTGAGGTTAATAACGAACATCAAGTAAGAGCTAAAGCAGTGTTACTTGCAACAGGAGGCTTTGGTGCTTCTAAGGATCTAATTGCTAAATATCGCCCTGATTTACGTAATTATAAAACTACTAATCAAGCTGGAGCTACTGGGGATGGTTTGAAACTGGCTGACAAGGTCGGTGCACAATTAGAGCAACTGGAATTAGTTCAGGTTCACCCAACAGTTCAGCAAGATACAGATCATGCATATTTGATCGGTGAAGCTGTTCGCGGCGAAGGTGCGATTTTAGTTGATCATGAAGGTAAAAGATTTATTAATGAATTAAGCACTCGCAAAATTGTGTCTAATGCGATTACTGAAACTCCAGAGCATTCTGCATACTTAATCTTTGATCAAGGGGTTAGAGACAGAGTTAAGGCTATCGAATTTTATGACTCGATTAATCTAGTTGTTCATGGAAATACAATTGAAGAATTGGCCGAAAACATTAAAGTTCCAGCTGAAAATCTTGAAAAGACACTCCAAGATTGGAATCAAGCAGTTGAAAAGCATGATGATGTGAAGTTTGGTCGTACGACTGGTATGGCTAATTTAGATCATGCACCATATTACGCTATTCATATTGCACCTGCTATTCACTACACAATGGGCGGAATTCATATTGCTCCTGATACCCGTGTTTATGACACTAATGGTAATTTTATTGATGGCTTATATGCTGCTGGTGAAGTTAGTGGCGGCTTGCATGGCAATAATAGAATTGGTGGTAATTCTATTGCTGAAACAATTATTTTTGGCCGTGAAGCAGGAAAAGCAATGGCAGATTTAATTAAATAA
- a CDS encoding L-lactate dehydrogenase, whose protein sequence is MSRRKVFLVGDGRVGSTFANDLLQNVKIDELVICDVVKKITEGDALDLEDLAPFVGQCTVKSGDYSDAKDADIAVITAGAARKPGMTRLDLVKTNVKILESIIKPIVDSGFNGIFVVSANPVDILTTLTQKLSGFPKNKVIGTGTSLDTARLRVALSHKTGVNVDHIDAYVLGEHGDTSFENFDEAIIDHKPLRSYKELDEQTLVELETDVRKKGGKIIANKGATFYGVAMCLTQICKAILENTARVMPLSAPMTGEYGIHDLYLGSPAVITANGISNVIELHLSEDEKKKMTYSATKMKEVVDGIEL, encoded by the coding sequence ATGAGTCGTAGAAAAGTATTTTTAGTTGGTGACGGTCGTGTTGGCTCAACTTTTGCAAATGACTTATTGCAAAATGTAAAAATTGATGAATTGGTAATTTGTGATGTGGTTAAAAAAATTACTGAAGGGGATGCCTTAGACTTAGAAGATTTAGCACCATTTGTAGGTCAATGTACAGTAAAGAGCGGTGATTATAGCGATGCTAAAGATGCAGATATTGCTGTAATTACTGCAGGTGCAGCAAGAAAACCTGGAATGACAAGATTAGACTTAGTGAAGACCAATGTTAAAATTCTAGAATCAATCATAAAACCAATTGTTGATTCTGGATTTAATGGTATTTTTGTTGTTTCTGCTAACCCCGTTGATATTTTGACTACTTTAACACAAAAATTGTCTGGCTTTCCGAAGAACAAGGTTATTGGAACAGGTACATCACTTGATACAGCACGCTTGCGGGTGGCATTATCACACAAGACTGGCGTAAATGTTGATCATATTGATGCCTATGTTTTAGGCGAACACGGGGATACTTCTTTTGAAAACTTTGATGAAGCCATTATCGATCATAAGCCACTTCGTTCTTACAAAGAATTAGATGAACAAACTTTAGTTGAATTAGAAACTGACGTCCGTAAAAAGGGTGGTAAGATTATTGCTAACAAAGGCGCAACATTCTATGGCGTTGCAATGTGCTTAACGCAAATTTGCAAAGCAATTTTAGAAAATACCGCACGCGTTATGCCATTATCAGCTCCAATGACTGGTGAATATGGTATTCACGATCTTTACCTTGGCAGTCCTGCAGTTATTACTGCTAACGGAATTAGCAATGTAATTGAGCTTCATTTATCAGAAGATGAAAAGAAAAAAATGACTTATTCAGCAACTAAGATGAAAGAAGTTGTTGATGGAATTGAACTGTAG
- a CDS encoding threonine/serine exporter family protein, which translates to MKNTESKNERVNQLHHQHTLSHHHHMRIRWQEFFTSDNITPAKNATLAERSVIVGHIGMMLLSYGTGAWRVRSAMNTIARCLDMTCSTDIGLVSIEYTCVDADGKSYTQALSLPSTGVNTTKLDRMENFVNQFKKDNGNWTIGQIHNRLEEISTMKSQYSPWQVGLAAGLACGGFIFLLGGGIFEVICAFLGASCGNYVRRKMADLHLTILANTTVAVAVACAVYVGSFYLIRLFYPVSLHHLDGYIGAMLFVIPGFPFITSGLDISKLDMRSGLERMAYAIMIIVVATAVGWVMALILNLHPQNFEKLGLTPVVLTLLRLVASFCGVFGFSIMFNSKISMATVAGLSGAVANTLRLSLVDWSNVPPAVAAFIGAFVAGMLASIIRRKIGFPRIAITVPSIVIMVPGLYMYRAMFNLGLTSLNAGALWMVQALMIVICLPLGLIAARILMDKDWRHAG; encoded by the coding sequence TTGAAAAACACAGAAAGTAAAAATGAACGCGTCAATCAGTTGCATCATCAGCATACCTTGTCGCATCATCATCATATGCGTATTCGCTGGCAGGAATTTTTCACAAGCGATAATATTACTCCAGCAAAAAATGCCACTTTAGCTGAACGATCGGTAATTGTCGGTCATATTGGTATGATGCTCTTGTCATATGGAACAGGAGCTTGGCGAGTAAGATCAGCAATGAACACGATTGCTCGTTGTTTGGATATGACTTGCAGCACAGATATTGGTTTAGTTTCAATTGAATATACTTGCGTTGATGCTGATGGTAAAAGCTACACTCAGGCCTTAAGCTTACCATCAACTGGAGTCAATACAACGAAGTTAGATCGAATGGAAAACTTTGTCAATCAGTTTAAAAAAGATAATGGTAATTGGACGATTGGACAAATTCATAATCGGTTAGAAGAAATTTCGACTATGAAGTCTCAATATTCACCATGGCAAGTTGGTTTAGCTGCTGGATTAGCTTGTGGTGGATTTATATTTTTACTTGGTGGAGGAATTTTCGAAGTTATTTGTGCGTTTTTAGGTGCTAGTTGCGGAAATTATGTGCGTCGTAAAATGGCTGATCTCCACCTTACAATTTTGGCAAACACTACTGTAGCTGTAGCAGTTGCCTGTGCGGTATATGTTGGTAGCTTTTATTTAATTAGATTATTTTATCCAGTTAGTTTGCATCACTTAGATGGATATATTGGGGCGATGCTATTTGTGATTCCTGGATTTCCTTTTATTACGTCTGGACTGGATATTTCTAAACTTGATATGCGATCAGGATTAGAGCGGATGGCCTATGCAATTATGATTATTGTCGTTGCAACTGCTGTTGGTTGGGTAATGGCTTTAATTTTAAACTTACATCCGCAGAATTTTGAAAAACTTGGATTGACACCAGTAGTTTTAACACTATTGAGATTAGTAGCTAGTTTTTGTGGAGTCTTTGGTTTCTCAATTATGTTTAATTCTAAGATTTCAATGGCAACAGTTGCTGGTTTGTCAGGAGCAGTTGCAAATACTTTACGTTTGAGCTTAGTTGATTGGTCAAATGTTCCGCCGGCAGTAGCTGCCTTTATCGGAGCTTTTGTTGCTGGAATGCTTGCATCAATTATTAGACGTAAAATTGGTTTCCCAAGAATTGCGATTACTGTGCCTTCAATCGTAATTATGGTTCCTGGACTGTATATGTATCGAGCAATGTTTAATTTGGGATTAACTTCATTAAATGCTGGAGCATTATGGATGGTTCAGGCTTTAATGATTGTCATTTGTTTACCATTAGGATTGATTGCAGCTAGAATTTTAATGGACAAAGATTGGCGTCATGCAGGATAA
- a CDS encoding asparaginase — translation MQKKILLLSTGGTIASVVSDAGLVPKESGEQLINMLGELPYDITVEDILQLDSSNIQPEEWKLIAEKIFENRNKYDGIVVSHGTDTMAYTASMLAFMLQNINIPVVLTGSQVPINVILSDAPDNLKLAFAAAASCHPNIYLAFDQKVMLGCRSVKVRTINFDAFESVNVPPVARVTSDGLVFSEQNLPKNTKECTLNTEINPQVSLVKLFPGFDPNLLFAMVDSGCQGIVIEAYGLGGMNYIRRNMVAAVGKLIRKGIPIIATSQCLYERSDLTKYEVGREALLEGAISARDMTSESAITKLMWGLGQGWNVHEISEFFNTDIAGEVTIEKDDNLHVD, via the coding sequence ATGCAAAAGAAAATCTTATTGCTTTCTACTGGTGGAACAATTGCTTCAGTTGTATCAGATGCAGGTCTAGTTCCTAAAGAATCTGGAGAACAATTAATTAATATGTTGGGTGAGTTGCCGTATGATATTACGGTTGAAGATATTTTGCAATTAGATTCTTCTAATATTCAACCAGAAGAGTGGAAGTTAATTGCAGAGAAGATATTTGAAAATCGAAATAAGTATGATGGAATTGTAGTTTCTCACGGAACAGATACAATGGCATATACTGCCTCAATGCTTGCTTTTATGCTTCAAAATATTAATATCCCGGTTGTTCTGACTGGAAGCCAGGTTCCGATTAACGTAATTTTGAGTGATGCACCTGATAATTTGAAATTAGCTTTTGCTGCAGCAGCAAGTTGCCATCCAAATATTTATCTGGCTTTTGATCAAAAGGTAATGCTTGGATGCCGTAGTGTAAAGGTTAGAACAATAAATTTTGACGCTTTTGAAAGTGTGAATGTTCCACCTGTTGCAAGAGTTACATCTGATGGACTTGTTTTTTCTGAACAAAATTTACCAAAAAACACTAAAGAATGTACTTTAAATACAGAAATTAACCCACAGGTTTCTTTAGTAAAATTATTCCCTGGATTTGATCCTAATTTGCTATTTGCTATGGTTGATAGTGGATGTCAAGGAATTGTAATTGAAGCTTACGGTTTAGGTGGTATGAATTACATTAGAAGAAATATGGTGGCTGCTGTTGGAAAACTAATCCGCAAGGGTATCCCAATTATTGCTACTAGTCAATGTTTATATGAAAGAAGCGATCTTACTAAGTACGAAGTAGGTAGAGAGGCTCTTCTTGAAGGTGCAATTAGTGCTCGAGATATGACTTCTGAGAGTGCAATCACTAAGTTAATGTGGGGACTTGGGCAAGGCTGGAATGTTCACGAAATTTCTGAGTTCTTTAACACTGATATAGCTGGTGAAGTCACTATTGAAAAAGATGATAACCTACACGTAGATTGA